Below is a genomic region from Primulina eburnea isolate SZY01 chromosome 9, ASM2296580v1, whole genome shotgun sequence.
AAGGATGCAACCTGGAAGATGGTGATAACTGGCACCAATTCAAGAACGGTAGGGTGTATCTCTTATTTCATGTCAATTTCGATGCATTTGTGTTACCTTCCATCGTAAATTTTTAGTTCTCACGAGATAATATAACTTGCAGCTATACGAGCAACGATTAACGAAACTCCACCAGCTGTAATCAGGTTAGTTATGTGCCCACCAAGTCATCATCAATCAAGTTTTACTCATCAAAATTTCATAGTTACTGGGGCCGATTCAACATGCGGCCTCTCgacaaaagaaaaattttaaattttatgtttaatcaattttctgaaattctatACTGAATCATGGTAATTCCCCCATCTAAATGGTCATTTACCCCCTCCTTTGTATAAGTCCCTGCCCCTTCTCATTCAGACAACTTTATGCTGTTTGCTTTCGCAGTAAAGGGCATTCAACGTTACCTTCTCCTAAACTTCCCCAAAGATTTGGAAGTTTTTCATTCTCCAACATGCCTGGTAAAGATTCGGGTTCATCACTACTTCCTATATCAATTGAAAGATTAGTCTTCATTTTCAAGAATTGATGGTGATGATcatgctttttttttttgtggtgtTGTTACCAGAAAAAAGAACAGTATCACCGCACCGGTTTCCACTTCTACGTACCGTTTCCCTCTCGAGTAAGCCCGCAACCCCAAAAAGTTCAAATCCAACCACTCCAAATCGTAGCCGATCAACTACCCCAAACCCCTCTCTTGGAAGACAAACGGTAACACGAACAAGATCCTTCTTCTCTTTCATTGGTTTTATCTGCTCATTTATGAGCTCGTATTAACGCTTGTGCTTCTTCTATTGGTAAAAATTTGCAGTATATCTCCGAACCTCGGAAATCAGCTTCAATGCGAATTCGCGTAGGAAAAGAAAGTACCAAAGAAAACGAACAGTATCCTAGCAAGAGCAAACGGCTGCTCAAATCGTTGCTCAGTCGACGGAAATCGAAGAAAGATGATACTTTGTATACTTATTTGGATGAATACTAATGGAAAAAATGTGGGGGATGAAAAAGAAATTATGCATGTATCAATTCAATCATCCTCTAATTAGCCTTTTGCCATTCTTTTTAGCTTTTTCTTGGAGTTCCATTGGGAGAGTTGTAtgatttttgttttcttcatgAGGCTTCAGGTCTATATTTAGTGTAATTGTAAtttatccaaaaataaatttttaaatgttaatgcAAGCATCACAAGATTTAGTAtgatttttgtgagacggttttacggaTTTTTATCCgtatttttttcataaattacctaaataaaatatttgtcttATGAAATTAACTCGTGAAAATATCTGACAAAGTTTTTGTGTAGGGGAAGAAAACTTTTGATGTAATGTTTAGTCTTCGTGGTGTGGTAGTATGTTTGGTCAATACATTTGTGAGCtttttttatacataattttAATATCTTGTGAGCttttttatacataattttAATATCGTTTGATTTATGTTAAATAGTATACTTTCATTCTAACCAAGTTATATGTATTTGAACATGGCAAACAATTTTTTACATAAGAATTTATGGAATACTGATAAGTACGAATTATATAGCGTTTTTGGGATTATATTTTGTCGcattcgtgcttatctggcaattttattccgagtttcgcGCTTAATTCGATTAATTTTGGCTATTTGTACGTTTGACCAAGAGAGGGCGAAAGCCAACGAAATGAGAGAAAAGTCAAACTCCGCAATGCCACATCAGAAATACCCGGAAAAATAGGAAGAAGATATGAAGTCCAGACacagacccttacacggaccccgtgtaagggtcagTGTGCAGCAATCTCCAAAGAAGAGAAAAGCAGAGTGTAGACGGACCTGTAAACGGacccctgcacggggtccgtgcctcatACGCCAAAGGAAGACAAAtaacagagtctacacggaccccttgcCAGACCTATATCCGGGGTCCGTGCTTGTCATCATCCAGAGAAGAAaaatccagagtctacacggacccctggacggacccaggcacggggtccgtgtccaccattCCGGAAGAATTTTGaggcagagtctacacggacccttgccCGGatgcaagcacggggtccgtgtatgcAATATCAGATCGAGAATTTGGCAAAGATTTTTGTTCGCGATTTGGGAGATATAAAAAGAAAACAACCTAACAAAATCTAGGGTTGTTGAATATTCGAAGAGGCGGCCGACTTTTGGAGAAGAAGGGAAGATTTGCGACCCGGAAAAGACGGCGACAACGTGGGCGAAAGACAACGCAATTTACACGCAAGATCCGCGCGCCATCATTGAGAATCTCTCTTctttttaatttcttattttcagacatgaattcaacatttaaatttgattttagtcttgaatttatggagtagttttcttttgtgatcgggaccacgatacgGGACAAACGTTTGATTTCTATTTATTCATTGAAGTATTTGATTTATAAACTTGTTCCctgttattgattaatattcgtataaatttcgtgcttttaatctggccaattatttgcatgtttgtcgttcaatcttgactcgaaagagaacAGATTGAGTTTAGCTTCGAAAATATTgatcaacacacggttaaaccgactagaaatagtattcggtttcagtgtgcgattttaggcgacagctgtaattcattcattgttaaatgcgtttttgtttaattaaattcaattagaaataattgaactgttaaataaaaataggattataaattctagaaatagatttatgaTTAAATCAGGGAATTGCATCGTGATGTTGAATAATTTGTGGTTAAATAATTCCAGTGCATGATTTTAATCAAAGTTTGTTACCGTCGTGTGTTCCCGGTCAtcctatttaaatttgaaaatcccaagTTCTAAGCCTCTCTGATATTCGATTTAGCCATTAAATTTGCATAACTTAGTTTAAAATTTACGTAGTTGAATTAAAAATCAAATCACTTATTattgtttgcctagattaaataaaataattaaatcttagtaattaaataatagtctctgtgggatcgatacttggacgtctgtccatttactataacttgacctagtccgcttgctagaattaatctCAACCGAATtcgtcggtcaagtttttggcgccgttgccggggactatttatttaatattaggataaattatttgtttgagactaggcttttattcttagttttaaatttttcagttattctattctttagtattttaattaattttgtttcAGTTTTTCTTATTATATTCTCTCTTGGAGCTTAAATCGTGCACTTAAACTTTTGATTTCAGGGGCTAGCTCGTGTTATATGAGCCGTGCTCAAGACGTCAGGAATCTagtgccacttgatcttgagattgaaaGCACTCTCCGCAGTATCCGCAGAGCCCGAAGGAACAACAACTTGACTCTGGAATTCGAATCTGAAGCAGAATCCGAAATAGACCGTAAACCAGAAGTTGAGGAAATGGCCGGAGAAGAGGATAACCGTACATTGATGGAGCTTCATCGACCAGCATTTGGAGGTTATGGTTCTAGTATCATCCGCCCTACAATTCAGGCGAATACATTCGAACTTAAGCCAGGCATCATCCAGATGATCCAACTTCAAGTCAAATTTGGAGGAGCACCTTCTGAAGATCCCAATGCACATCTGGAGAATTTTCTGTCGATTTGTGATACGATTAAGTGCAATGGGGTGAGTACCGACGCCATTCGACTCAGATTATTTCCATTCTCCCTGCAGGGAGACGCTATGGAATGGCTTCGTGATCTGCCAGCTGGTTCCATCACtacttgggatggattggttGAGGTATTC
It encodes:
- the LOC140840958 gene encoding protein ABIL2-like isoform X2, coding for METMTATASMQFSREPANYDEVYMQQSMLFSDSLKDLKNLSKQLYSAAEYFELSYTKDNQKHIVVNTLKDYAIKALVNTVDHLGSVTYKVNDLLDEKVDEVTRTELRVSCIEQRLRTCQDYIDREGLSQQSLVINTPKYHKRYILPMGETVDGAIRSKSKYQGCNLEDGDNWHQFKNAIRATINETPPAVISKGHSTLPSPKLPQRFGSFSFSNMPEKRTVSPHRFPLLRTVSLSSKPATPKSSNPTTPNRSRSTTPNPSLGRQTYISEPRKSASMRIRVGKESTKENEQYPSKSKRLLKSLLSRRKSKKDDTLYTYLDEY